In Mercurialis annua linkage group LG5, ddMerAnnu1.2, whole genome shotgun sequence, a single genomic region encodes these proteins:
- the LOC126682319 gene encoding transcription factor TGA6-like isoform X1: protein MGSRLGAEDEKEANGMPSFELPISNALGIEGSTIHSYRVSDFVGFDQSVALRLDDAVDLSTRIADTVFNSAKVSSQAVSSAPLRISSFDKFPTNFNINPSPSQLESQRLPLEKSQQLNIVALSSGNTENWEESNMADGSPRTDVSTDGDTDDKNQRFDRGQSIVVAASDSSDRSKDKMDQKTLRRLAQNREAARKSRLRKKAYVQQLESSRLKLTQLEQELQRARQQGIFISSSGDQAHSMSGNGAMAFDVEYARWLEEQNRQVNELRSAVNSHAGDAELRIIIDGVMAHYDEIFRLKTNAAKADVFHLLSGMWKTPAERCFLWLGGFRSSELLKLLVNQLEPLTEQQLVGLGNLQQSSQQAEDALSQGMEALQQSLAETLSSGSLGSSGSSGNVANYMGQMAMAMGKLGTLEGFIRQADNLRQQTLQQMHRILTTRQSARALLAIHDYFSRLRALSSLWLARPRE from the exons ATGGGCAGTAGACTGGGTGCGGAAGATGAGAAGGAAGCCAACGGGATGCCGAGCTTTGAATTACCCATTTCAAATGCACT TGGCATAGAGGGGAGCACAATCCATTCATATCGAGTTTCTGATTTTGTGGGATTTGATCAATCTGTTGCATTGCGATTAGACGATGCAGTTGATCTGAGCACAA GAATTGCAGATACAGTGTTCAATTCAGCCAAAGTAAGTAGCCAAGCGGTCTCTTCTGCTCCCCTCCGTATCAGTTCTTTTGATAAG TTTCCTACCAACTTTAACATTAATCCATCTCCTAGCCAATTGGAGTCTCAGCGACTGCCATTAGAAAAGAGTCAACAATTGAACATTGTTGCTTTATCTAGTGGTAATACCGAGAATTGGGAAGAGTCCAACATGGCTGATGGCAGTCCGAGGACGGATGTGTCAACAGATGGGGACACAGATGATAAAAATCAGAGG TTTGACAGAGGTCAATCTATTGTTGTTGCAGCTTCTGATTCCAGTGATAGATCAAAGGATAAAATGGATCAGAAG ACTCTTCGTAGACTTGCCCAAAATAGAGAAGCTGCCAGGAAAAGCCGGTTAAGAAAGAAA GCCTATGTCCAGCAGCTGGAGAGTAGTCGCTTGAAGCTGACCCAACTAGAACAGGAGCTTCAGCGAGCACGACAGCAG GGAATCTTCATATCAAGCTCAGGAGACCAAGCTCATTCAATGAGTGGAAATG GGGCCATGGCATTTGATGTGGAATATGCCCGGTGGCTAGAAGAGCAAAATCGACAAGTTAATGAACTTAGATCAGCTGTCAATTCACATGCAGGTGACGCTGAACTTCGCATTATCATTGATGGTGTAATGGCTCATTATGATGAAATTTTTAGGCTAAAGACCAATGCTGCCAAGGCCGATGTTTTCCATTTGCTTTCTGGCATGTGGAAGACACCAGCTGAGAGATGTTTTTTGTGGCTTGGAGGCTTCCGGTCATCTGAGCTCCTCAAG CTTCTTGTGAACCAATTGGAGCCTTTAACTGAGCAGCAGTTGGTGGGTCTTGGTAATTTACAGCAATCTTCCCAACAAGCGGAAGATGCTTTATCTCAAGGAATGGAGGCGTTACAGCAGTCTCTGGCCGAGACATTATCTAGTGGATCTCTCGGTTCATCAGGTTCATCTGGAAATGTGGCAAATTACATGGGTCAGATGGCTATGGCCATGGGAAAGCTAGGGACCCTAGAAGGTTTCATTCGTCAG GCTGATAATTTACGGCAGCAGACTCTACAACAGATGCACCGAATATTGACAACCCGCCAATCGGCTCGTGCACTCCTTGCCATACACGATTACTTCTCAAGATTACGTGCTCTTAGTTCGCTTTGGCTTGCACGACCAAGAGAGTGA
- the LOC126682319 gene encoding transcription factor TGA6-like isoform X2, whose amino-acid sequence MGSRLGAEDEKEANGMPSFELPISNALGIEGSTIHSYRVSDFVGFDQSVALRLDDAVDLSTNTVFNSAKVSSQAVSSAPLRISSFDKFPTNFNINPSPSQLESQRLPLEKSQQLNIVALSSGNTENWEESNMADGSPRTDVSTDGDTDDKNQRFDRGQSIVVAASDSSDRSKDKMDQKTLRRLAQNREAARKSRLRKKAYVQQLESSRLKLTQLEQELQRARQQGIFISSSGDQAHSMSGNGAMAFDVEYARWLEEQNRQVNELRSAVNSHAGDAELRIIIDGVMAHYDEIFRLKTNAAKADVFHLLSGMWKTPAERCFLWLGGFRSSELLKLLVNQLEPLTEQQLVGLGNLQQSSQQAEDALSQGMEALQQSLAETLSSGSLGSSGSSGNVANYMGQMAMAMGKLGTLEGFIRQADNLRQQTLQQMHRILTTRQSARALLAIHDYFSRLRALSSLWLARPRE is encoded by the exons ATGGGCAGTAGACTGGGTGCGGAAGATGAGAAGGAAGCCAACGGGATGCCGAGCTTTGAATTACCCATTTCAAATGCACT TGGCATAGAGGGGAGCACAATCCATTCATATCGAGTTTCTGATTTTGTGGGATTTGATCAATCTGTTGCATTGCGATTAGACGATGCAGTTGATCTGAGCACAA ATACAGTGTTCAATTCAGCCAAAGTAAGTAGCCAAGCGGTCTCTTCTGCTCCCCTCCGTATCAGTTCTTTTGATAAG TTTCCTACCAACTTTAACATTAATCCATCTCCTAGCCAATTGGAGTCTCAGCGACTGCCATTAGAAAAGAGTCAACAATTGAACATTGTTGCTTTATCTAGTGGTAATACCGAGAATTGGGAAGAGTCCAACATGGCTGATGGCAGTCCGAGGACGGATGTGTCAACAGATGGGGACACAGATGATAAAAATCAGAGG TTTGACAGAGGTCAATCTATTGTTGTTGCAGCTTCTGATTCCAGTGATAGATCAAAGGATAAAATGGATCAGAAG ACTCTTCGTAGACTTGCCCAAAATAGAGAAGCTGCCAGGAAAAGCCGGTTAAGAAAGAAA GCCTATGTCCAGCAGCTGGAGAGTAGTCGCTTGAAGCTGACCCAACTAGAACAGGAGCTTCAGCGAGCACGACAGCAG GGAATCTTCATATCAAGCTCAGGAGACCAAGCTCATTCAATGAGTGGAAATG GGGCCATGGCATTTGATGTGGAATATGCCCGGTGGCTAGAAGAGCAAAATCGACAAGTTAATGAACTTAGATCAGCTGTCAATTCACATGCAGGTGACGCTGAACTTCGCATTATCATTGATGGTGTAATGGCTCATTATGATGAAATTTTTAGGCTAAAGACCAATGCTGCCAAGGCCGATGTTTTCCATTTGCTTTCTGGCATGTGGAAGACACCAGCTGAGAGATGTTTTTTGTGGCTTGGAGGCTTCCGGTCATCTGAGCTCCTCAAG CTTCTTGTGAACCAATTGGAGCCTTTAACTGAGCAGCAGTTGGTGGGTCTTGGTAATTTACAGCAATCTTCCCAACAAGCGGAAGATGCTTTATCTCAAGGAATGGAGGCGTTACAGCAGTCTCTGGCCGAGACATTATCTAGTGGATCTCTCGGTTCATCAGGTTCATCTGGAAATGTGGCAAATTACATGGGTCAGATGGCTATGGCCATGGGAAAGCTAGGGACCCTAGAAGGTTTCATTCGTCAG GCTGATAATTTACGGCAGCAGACTCTACAACAGATGCACCGAATATTGACAACCCGCCAATCGGCTCGTGCACTCCTTGCCATACACGATTACTTCTCAAGATTACGTGCTCTTAGTTCGCTTTGGCTTGCACGACCAAGAGAGTGA